In one Mesorhizobium australicum genomic region, the following are encoded:
- the tsaD gene encoding tRNA (adenosine(37)-N6)-threonylcarbamoyltransferase complex transferase subunit TsaD, whose amino-acid sequence MLGIETSCDETAASVVALDVDGRPEILSNVVLSQIEEHAAFGGVVPEIAARAHVEALDGIIEAALQESGKDLAEMEGIAATAGPGLIGGLIVGLMTGKALASVSGKPLYPVNHLEGHALAARLVDDVAFPYLVLLVSGGHTQIILVRGVGDYERWASTIDDALGEAFDKTAKLLGLPYPGGPNVEKAALAGDASRFDFPRPLKGEARPDFSFSGLKTAVRQAATAIAPLTEKDIADICASFQVAVGETLQDRVARSLTRFRGMFPGQQTPTLVVAGGVAANRAIRAALELVCERNGFRFLAPPMKLCTDNAAMIAWAGLERLRAGIEPDEAMHFAPRSRWPLDESAAPLIGAGKRGAKA is encoded by the coding sequence ATGCTCGGCATCGAAACGAGCTGCGACGAGACCGCGGCCTCGGTCGTCGCGCTCGACGTCGACGGCCGTCCGGAGATTCTCTCCAACGTCGTGCTGAGCCAGATCGAGGAACATGCCGCCTTCGGCGGCGTGGTGCCGGAGATCGCCGCGCGCGCCCATGTCGAGGCGCTGGACGGCATCATCGAGGCCGCGCTGCAGGAATCGGGCAAAGACCTCGCCGAGATGGAGGGCATCGCGGCGACCGCCGGGCCGGGGCTCATCGGCGGGCTGATCGTCGGGCTGATGACCGGCAAGGCGCTGGCGAGTGTGAGCGGCAAGCCGCTCTACCCGGTCAACCATCTCGAGGGCCACGCGCTGGCAGCGCGTCTCGTCGACGATGTCGCGTTTCCGTACCTGGTCTTGCTGGTCTCCGGCGGGCACACGCAGATCATCCTCGTGCGCGGGGTGGGAGACTACGAGCGTTGGGCCTCGACGATCGACGACGCGTTGGGCGAGGCCTTCGACAAGACGGCGAAGCTGCTCGGCCTGCCCTATCCCGGCGGCCCGAACGTCGAGAAGGCCGCACTTGCCGGCGATGCGTCGCGCTTCGACTTCCCTCGCCCCCTAAAGGGCGAGGCGCGGCCGGATTTCTCGTTCTCCGGTCTCAAGACCGCCGTGCGGCAGGCCGCGACGGCGATCGCACCGCTGACGGAGAAGGACATCGCCGACATCTGTGCGTCCTTCCAGGTCGCGGTGGGCGAGACGCTGCAGGACCGCGTGGCGCGCAGCCTGACGCGGTTTCGCGGGATGTTTCCGGGACAGCAGACGCCGACGCTCGTCGTCGCGGGCGGCGTGGCGGCGAACAGGGCCATCCGGGCGGCGCTCGAACTGGTCTGTGAGCGGAACGGCTTCCGCTTCCTCGCGCCGCCGATGAAACTGTGCACCGACAATGCGGCGATGATCGCCTGGGCGGGGTTGGAGCGGCTGCGCGCCGGTATAGAGCCGGACGAGGCGATGCATTTCGCGCCGCGCTCTCGTTGGCCGCTGGACGAGAGTGCCGCGCCGCTGATCGGCGCCGGCAAGCGCGGAGCCAAGGCATGA
- the hemC gene encoding hydroxymethylbilane synthase → MQTELFRIGTRGSALALAQAHETRSLLMQAHGLPEEAFAIEIISVTGDRIQDRPLSEAGGKGLFTKEIEEALLERRIDIAVHSSKDMPTRLPPGLELSAFLEREDPRDAFIGRTAPTLKGLPSGAVVGSSSLRRQALIRRMRPDLDVVTFRGNVQTRLRKLAEGQVDGTMLANAGLRRLGLAHEITQLLPLDEFPPAPGQGAICVEQRSGDLRAAAMLEPISHRETATALACERAFLGALDGSCRTPIAGYARIEGDRILFSGLILTPDGTKSHDVALDGYALEAEALGQEAARIVRAKAGEEFFDGWA, encoded by the coding sequence ATGCAAACAGAACTGTTCAGGATAGGCACGCGAGGCAGCGCTCTGGCACTGGCGCAGGCGCACGAAACGCGCTCCCTCCTGATGCAGGCGCACGGCCTGCCGGAGGAAGCCTTCGCCATCGAGATCATTTCGGTGACCGGCGACCGGATCCAGGACCGCCCGCTCTCCGAGGCCGGCGGCAAAGGCCTGTTCACCAAGGAGATCGAGGAAGCCCTGCTCGAAAGGCGCATCGACATTGCCGTGCATTCCTCGAAGGACATGCCGACCCGGCTGCCGCCCGGCCTGGAACTGTCGGCCTTCCTGGAGCGCGAGGATCCGCGCGACGCTTTCATCGGCCGCACCGCGCCAACGCTGAAGGGACTGCCGTCCGGCGCAGTGGTCGGATCCTCCTCGCTGCGCCGCCAGGCGCTGATCCGCCGCATGCGGCCGGACCTTGACGTCGTCACCTTTCGCGGCAACGTACAGACCCGCCTGCGCAAGCTGGCGGAAGGCCAGGTGGACGGCACGATGCTCGCCAATGCCGGACTCAGGCGGCTTGGCCTCGCGCACGAGATCACGCAACTTCTGCCGCTGGACGAGTTTCCTCCTGCCCCCGGCCAGGGCGCAATCTGCGTCGAGCAGCGATCGGGAGATTTGCGCGCCGCGGCCATGCTCGAACCCATCAGCCATCGCGAGACGGCGACCGCGTTGGCCTGCGAGCGCGCCTTCCTCGGCGCCTTGGACGGTTCCTGCCGCACGCCGATCGCCGGCTATGCGCGGATCGAAGGCGACCGAATCCTGTTCTCCGGACTGATCCTGACACCGGACGGCACAAAATCGCACGACGTCGCCCTCGACGGCTACGCATTAGAGGCGGAAGCCCTTGGCCAGGAGGCGGCCCGCATCGTTCGCGCAAAGGCCGGCGAGGAGTTCTTTGACGGCTGGGCCTGA
- a CDS encoding uroporphyrinogen-III synthase — MTAGPDPLRRVLVTRPEPGASATARALRLAGFEPIMLPLTEIRPLPAEATDTRVIDAVAVTSANALRHASPELLQELAKRPLYAVGEATAETARNAGFLDVAAGPGDAAGLVRLICDSLKAGAAVAYLCGRLRRPDFEEGLRLHGIRTIPIETYETVPMGIGEDTMNRLATAPFLAVLVHSAEAARALAALAARPTFASSLTNARLVAISRRAAEPAAPLFPGRIAISRVPTDRAMVEALSQLL; from the coding sequence TTGACGGCTGGGCCTGATCCACTGCGCCGTGTGCTCGTCACGCGGCCGGAGCCCGGCGCGTCCGCGACCGCGCGGGCGCTGCGGCTGGCCGGCTTCGAGCCGATCATGCTGCCGCTGACGGAGATTCGCCCGCTGCCGGCCGAGGCGACTGACACGAGAGTGATCGACGCCGTCGCTGTCACCAGCGCCAACGCGCTTCGCCACGCCTCTCCTGAGCTGCTGCAGGAGCTCGCGAAACGCCCGCTTTATGCGGTCGGTGAGGCCACGGCCGAGACGGCCCGCAATGCCGGCTTTTTGGACGTCGCCGCCGGGCCGGGCGATGCAGCCGGCCTCGTCCGGCTCATATGCGACAGCTTGAAGGCGGGCGCGGCCGTCGCCTATCTCTGCGGCAGGCTGCGCCGGCCGGACTTCGAGGAGGGTTTAAGGCTACACGGTATCCGCACGATCCCGATCGAAACCTATGAAACCGTGCCGATGGGCATCGGTGAGGACACGATGAACCGGCTGGCTACGGCGCCCTTCCTCGCCGTACTCGTCCACTCCGCCGAGGCGGCCAGGGCTCTGGCGGCGCTGGCCGCCCGTCCCACCTTTGCGTCGTCGCTGACAAACGCCCGGCTGGTGGCGATCTCGCGCCGCGCGGCCGAGCCTGCCGCTCCGCTCTTTCCCGGCCGGATCGCGATTTCGAGGGTGCCGACCGACCGCGCGATGGTCGAGGCACTGTCCCAACTGCTCTAG